A section of the Acidobacteriota bacterium genome encodes:
- a CDS encoding CRTAC1 family protein: protein MRVRTRLPKPSLVSRRRFLHGLAGGVGYYALSRAAMGQAQPAPPMFEEIPPSASGIHWTHSAARSPEKHLPEATGPGCAFLDYDNDGWLDIYLVNSGKSDFYTPSQPLRNALYHNNRDGTFTDVTEKAGVAGGGFGMGVAVGDYDNDGFPDLFVTQYGRSILYRNNGNGTFTDITEKAGLRVQGWASHAVWFDYDNDGRLDLFVGQFAGFDKANGCGVSADGKRHYCIPRVFPSRPSWLFHNNGDGTFTNVSKESGIAASLGKAWGAVATDVNNDGRMDLFVANDTIGNFLFMNRGNGRFEEAGLRADVAYSADGRARSGMGVDSADFDNDGWMDLFVSNIDEEIFSLYRNNREDGFDDQAMHLGVGMATRWMSGWGIKFIDYDNDGDLDLFLANGFPDDLVEEFSSKVKYQEPLLLFQNAGGKYKNVSDVAGPVFGKSFSARGMAVGDFNNDGGIDVLVAVNDGPPLLLRNNIGKENHWLGVKLVGTKSNRDAVGARLTYKAGDLTRSRMKIGGGSFLSSHDPRMLLGLGKRSKLDWLDVQWPQPGGPVERFTDVPVDRYITIVEGSGKWK from the coding sequence ATGCGCGTGCGCACCCGACTGCCTAAACCGTCTCTGGTCTCTCGGCGCAGGTTTCTACACGGACTTGCCGGGGGAGTCGGATACTACGCTTTATCGCGCGCCGCAATGGGACAAGCCCAGCCCGCGCCGCCCATGTTCGAAGAAATTCCACCGTCCGCCAGTGGGATTCACTGGACCCATTCTGCCGCCCGTTCCCCCGAAAAACATTTGCCGGAAGCGACCGGCCCCGGCTGCGCCTTTCTCGACTACGACAACGACGGCTGGCTTGATATCTATCTGGTAAATAGCGGGAAATCCGATTTCTACACACCTTCCCAACCGCTACGCAATGCTCTCTATCACAACAACCGGGACGGCACATTCACGGATGTCACTGAGAAAGCCGGAGTGGCCGGGGGCGGTTTCGGCATGGGCGTCGCTGTCGGCGACTATGACAACGACGGCTTTCCGGATCTTTTCGTGACGCAATACGGGCGCAGCATTCTCTATCGCAATAACGGAAATGGCACCTTTACTGACATCACGGAGAAAGCCGGCCTCCGCGTCCAAGGATGGGCGTCGCACGCGGTGTGGTTTGACTACGATAACGATGGACGTCTCGATCTGTTCGTTGGCCAGTTTGCAGGATTCGATAAAGCGAACGGATGCGGCGTCAGCGCCGACGGCAAACGCCATTACTGTATCCCGCGTGTCTTCCCTTCCCGCCCCAGTTGGCTTTTTCACAACAATGGGGATGGGACGTTCACCAACGTCAGCAAGGAATCCGGCATCGCTGCGTCCCTCGGCAAGGCCTGGGGAGCAGTCGCTACCGACGTCAATAACGACGGCCGCATGGACTTGTTCGTAGCCAACGACACCATTGGGAATTTCCTCTTTATGAATCGCGGCAATGGCCGTTTTGAAGAAGCTGGCTTGCGCGCCGACGTCGCCTATAGTGCCGATGGACGTGCCCGCTCCGGCATGGGCGTCGATTCCGCTGATTTCGATAACGACGGTTGGATGGATCTGTTCGTCTCCAATATCGACGAGGAAATCTTTTCTCTGTACCGCAACAACCGCGAAGACGGTTTCGACGATCAAGCCATGCACCTCGGAGTCGGCATGGCCACGCGCTGGATGAGCGGTTGGGGAATAAAATTCATCGACTATGACAACGATGGCGACCTCGATTTGTTTCTCGCCAATGGATTCCCTGACGACCTGGTCGAAGAGTTTTCCAGCAAGGTGAAATATCAGGAACCCCTACTGCTGTTTCAGAATGCTGGTGGCAAATACAAGAATGTCAGTGACGTTGCCGGACCGGTCTTCGGCAAATCGTTCTCCGCGCGCGGCATGGCGGTAGGGGATTTCAATAATGACGGCGGCATCGACGTGCTCGTCGCCGTCAACGATGGCCCACCGTTGCTCCTGCGAAATAATATTGGCAAAGAAAATCATTGGCTCGGCGTCAAACTCGTTGGCACGAAATCGAATCGCGACGCAGTCGGTGCCCGCCTCACCTACAAGGCCGGCGACCTGACACGCAGCCGCATGAAGATTGGTGGAGGAAGTTTTCTGTCTTCCCACGATCCGCGCATGTTGTTAGGTTTAGGCAAGCGCTCCAAATTGGACTGGCTCGACGTGCAGTGGCCTCAGCCCGGCGGGCCCGTCGAACGTTTTACGGACGTGCCCGTCGACCGCTACATCACGATTGTTGAAGGCTCAGGCAAATGGAAATGA
- a CDS encoding tetratricopeptide repeat protein, with translation MPMPKVGSSSLFRLALRCAATIPLFICVSWSVAQTHSNAAGFESLVVKADAARDAGQIDEAIHDYRAALDIRPSWDEGWWYLGTILYDADRFDEAVPALRKVVALQPKAGPAWAFLGLSEFETGDYRGSFSALQKARELGFVESPDVEKVALYHFGLLLNLQGKFEQATEVLVSAFGPNHFTDQIRVSLGLAFLRVPILPSQADPAKDALVHAAGEAAVLLADHQTEAGARSMEQMLRDYPDTPYLHYQYGLMLAASAQYPQAETHLREETRITPRSALVYDALANVLRAQKKQEEAATASQRAHELAKQAVEADGAQVARYALSRSAIKENSKSTAPAASGSFEELARLADSERRAGRLEQAATAYRSALALRPTWPEGWRQVGTIEYMQAQHAEAVSALQQAVALDARLPDAWTLLGLSEFETRDYKNSLVHLERARTFGFTGNAAAVRIARYHLALLLNRTGEFDRALDLLVPEIAPGGLQDEIQFAMGIALLRIPALPEQVKPEQKELVRKAGEAASFLSDSHYEKAFPIIETLLKEYPTTLFLHYAYGDALAATSMYDEAQVQLREETRLNPDNALSYIRLASIELQQHHSANALADAKKAVALAPESSEARYLLGRSFLDERDIPAAIRELETARRYSPNSPRVHFNLARAYAKAGRASEAQESRAEFERLNALLPGQLKSYGDRVARSVTDEKAGSEAQK, from the coding sequence ATGCCAATGCCAAAAGTTGGCAGTTCTTCGCTTTTCCGGCTTGCGTTACGGTGCGCGGCAACCATCCCGCTGTTCATTTGCGTTTCGTGGAGCGTTGCGCAGACGCATTCGAATGCGGCGGGCTTTGAAAGTCTTGTGGTGAAAGCGGATGCGGCTCGCGACGCGGGCCAGATCGACGAGGCAATCCACGACTATCGAGCCGCGTTGGATATTCGCCCGAGTTGGGACGAAGGCTGGTGGTATCTCGGGACAATCCTGTATGACGCCGATCGGTTTGATGAAGCCGTACCAGCGTTGCGCAAGGTGGTGGCGTTGCAGCCGAAGGCTGGTCCCGCATGGGCGTTTCTGGGTCTCAGCGAATTTGAGACTGGCGACTATCGCGGCTCATTTTCCGCCCTGCAGAAGGCGCGGGAACTTGGGTTTGTAGAGAGTCCGGACGTTGAGAAGGTGGCGCTCTATCATTTTGGATTGCTGCTCAACCTGCAGGGAAAGTTCGAACAGGCGACTGAAGTGCTGGTGAGCGCGTTCGGTCCGAATCACTTCACCGATCAAATCAGGGTCTCGCTCGGACTCGCATTCCTGCGCGTTCCGATCCTGCCGTCGCAGGCGGATCCGGCGAAAGATGCGCTGGTTCACGCGGCGGGCGAAGCAGCAGTTCTACTGGCCGATCATCAGACCGAGGCAGGAGCGCGAAGCATGGAGCAGATGCTGCGCGATTATCCGGACACACCTTATCTGCACTATCAATATGGATTGATGTTGGCTGCTTCCGCGCAGTATCCGCAGGCTGAAACGCATCTTCGGGAAGAGACTCGGATCACACCGCGATCGGCTCTGGTCTACGACGCTTTGGCCAACGTGTTGCGCGCGCAGAAGAAACAAGAAGAGGCGGCGACAGCGTCGCAACGAGCGCACGAACTCGCGAAGCAAGCCGTTGAAGCGGATGGCGCGCAGGTGGCACGGTATGCACTCAGTCGAAGCGCCATCAAGGAAAATTCGAAGAGCACGGCGCCAGCTGCCAGTGGAAGCTTTGAGGAGTTGGCACGACTGGCTGACTCGGAACGCCGTGCAGGGCGACTGGAGCAGGCGGCAACCGCGTATCGTAGTGCGCTCGCGCTTCGGCCCACTTGGCCGGAGGGATGGCGCCAAGTGGGCACGATCGAATACATGCAGGCGCAACATGCGGAGGCGGTGTCGGCGTTGCAGCAGGCAGTCGCTCTCGACGCGAGGCTACCGGATGCATGGACTCTGCTGGGACTGAGCGAGTTTGAAACCAGGGACTACAAGAATTCACTCGTGCACCTGGAACGAGCACGCACATTCGGATTCACCGGAAACGCGGCAGCGGTAAGGATCGCACGCTACCATCTTGCGCTCCTGCTGAATCGCACCGGAGAGTTCGATCGCGCGCTTGACTTGCTGGTTCCCGAGATCGCGCCAGGTGGGTTGCAAGACGAGATTCAATTCGCAATGGGAATCGCTTTGCTCAGGATTCCCGCACTTCCCGAACAGGTCAAGCCCGAGCAGAAGGAACTTGTCCGCAAGGCCGGGGAAGCGGCGTCATTTCTTTCGGACAGTCATTATGAGAAAGCATTTCCAATTATCGAAACACTTCTGAAGGAATATCCAACGACACTTTTCCTGCACTACGCCTACGGAGACGCGTTGGCGGCGACTTCGATGTACGACGAAGCGCAAGTGCAATTGCGGGAAGAAACGCGGCTGAATCCGGACAACGCTCTGTCATATATCCGGCTGGCGTCAATCGAGTTGCAGCAGCATCATTCAGCGAACGCATTGGCAGATGCAAAGAAGGCCGTTGCACTGGCTCCGGAGTCTTCGGAGGCGCGGTATCTGCTGGGAAGAAGTTTTCTGGACGAGCGAGACATTCCAGCGGCGATCCGCGAGTTGGAGACGGCGCGCCGTTATTCGCCGAATAGTCCGAGGGTCCATTTCAACCTGGCGCGAGCTTATGCCAAGGCCGGACGAGCCTCGGAAGCGCAAGAATCCCGAGCGGAATTTGAACGTCTGAACGCCCTCTTACCTGGTCAACTGAAGTCCTACGGTGACCGAGTTGCGCGCAGCGTCACCGACGAAAAAGCAGGGTCGGAAGCCCAAAAGTGA
- a CDS encoding PilZ domain-containing protein, whose amino-acid sequence MPQKIMDVLMLGRCSHEFAWPRRAANGEYYQVCLQCAAAYQYDWKTMRRGNRVETPVADTAAVKRRSSAKQPTWVPRARRLKLDTPIRFRVKNLSTWFEGVIQNISQSGVLFHGPQQLPANALIEMVFEMPEEISGQKNSTVLCQGRLIRAKEARATHDGSVLAASILDYKFLRQDSSPQV is encoded by the coding sequence ATGCCGCAGAAAATCATGGACGTTCTCATGCTTGGTCGCTGTTCGCACGAATTCGCCTGGCCCCGTCGCGCCGCCAATGGAGAGTATTACCAGGTCTGTCTCCAATGCGCTGCCGCTTATCAATACGACTGGAAAACCATGCGCCGCGGAAACCGGGTCGAGACTCCAGTGGCGGATACAGCTGCTGTCAAGCGGCGTTCCAGTGCGAAACAACCGACGTGGGTTCCACGCGCACGGCGCCTGAAGCTCGACACACCCATTCGCTTCCGGGTGAAGAATCTCAGCACCTGGTTTGAAGGCGTGATCCAGAACATCAGCCAGTCCGGCGTGTTGTTCCATGGGCCGCAGCAACTGCCCGCGAATGCACTGATCGAAATGGTTTTTGAAATGCCGGAAGAAATTTCGGGACAGAAGAACAGTACCGTTCTCTGTCAAGGACGTCTGATCCGCGCCAAGGAAGCACGCGCCACCCACGACGGATCCGTGCTCGCAGCCTCCATCCTGGATTACAAGTTTTTACGCCAGGACTCATCGCCGCAAGTCTGA
- a CDS encoding SCO family protein encodes MSTRHFNLERWILVATLVTLHSLARAEQRHPTSGLVLSVDRARHTIVVSCNAIPNFMDAMVMPFSVPDAKSLDPLKEGSLIDFTLVIVKGASHVEDIRVRLYDSAEREPAKARRLKNLEEALRGPVHRLGIGQAVPDFALTDQVGRPFHFRELAGKVIALNFVYTRCALPEYCFRSTNNFGVLQKKYQKRLGKDLVLLTITFDPIHDQPGVLNDYAKTWKADPETWHFLSGPAGDVQHVCDLFGVNYVPDEGLFVHNLHTAVIDRDGKMVANLEGNDFTAQQFADLVGTVLDRK; translated from the coding sequence ATGAGCACCCGGCACTTCAATCTCGAGCGATGGATTCTGGTCGCAACCCTTGTAACCCTGCATTCGCTCGCACGCGCGGAGCAGCGACATCCCACCAGCGGCTTGGTTTTGAGCGTCGATCGTGCCCGTCACACGATCGTCGTCTCCTGTAACGCTATTCCGAATTTCATGGACGCGATGGTGATGCCCTTCTCTGTCCCCGACGCGAAGTCACTTGATCCACTGAAAGAAGGATCACTGATCGATTTCACATTGGTGATCGTCAAGGGCGCGTCTCACGTCGAAGACATCCGCGTTCGTCTCTACGACAGCGCCGAGCGAGAACCTGCCAAGGCTCGCCGCCTGAAAAACCTAGAAGAAGCTCTACGCGGTCCCGTTCATCGCCTCGGCATCGGACAAGCCGTCCCCGATTTCGCGCTCACTGACCAAGTCGGGCGACCGTTTCACTTTCGTGAACTCGCCGGAAAAGTTATCGCGCTCAATTTCGTCTACACCCGATGCGCCCTGCCGGAATATTGTTTTCGTTCCACCAACAATTTCGGAGTCCTGCAGAAGAAGTACCAAAAGCGGCTGGGAAAAGATCTCGTGCTGCTTACCATAACCTTCGATCCGATCCACGATCAGCCCGGAGTCCTGAACGACTACGCAAAGACCTGGAAAGCCGATCCCGAGACGTGGCACTTCCTCAGCGGCCCGGCCGGCGATGTGCAGCATGTCTGCGATTTATTCGGCGTGAACTATGTCCCCGATGAAGGCCTGTTCGTCCATAACCTCCACACCGCCGTCATCGACCGCGACGGCAAAATGGTCGCCAACCTTGAAGGCAATGATTTCACCGCCCAGCAGTTTGCCGATCTGGTAGGAACGGTCCTCGACCGGAAATAG
- a CDS encoding VCBS repeat-containing protein encodes MLLVLLNGLASAQIQPGQGSASSGPELRIIILSSQAEAERLLPRLQAGEDFAALAHQYSIDPSASDGGSVGSVDTQTLRTELRDALKDATPGQIRGPIKVATGFAIVKVEAPRTAAAVDATAPGQSPPAAVTGTGLGMTPTALLALAGRGKITYPPDVSGAVEVEVAFKNLPKPGDWDRDLHRVCEVRKETLALAVTHLRQLLDPKDPDSYAVTRPDEVGRVRFSLAQLLAYQGEMDSAIREWLEAYKYAIAKSPKMVSELEEVLGTAYLHKSEMENDVYRKPGERCLFPPRKPSRYQKTEDSERAVQFFTRFLEKKPDTLEVKWLLNLAYVTLGKYPSGVPAKYLIPPSKFEPKLDPNESVGRFIDVAPAAGLNSFSMAGGVIVDDFDNDGFLDVVTSSYDQCERMHFFHNNGDGTFTDRAIEVGLSDQLGGLNLIQTDYNNDGCLDIFVLRGGWQMPMRPSLLRNNCNGTFTDVTQAAGLSDSIASQTAVWADIDNDGLLDLFIGNEQGPSRLYHNKGDGTFENIAATAGVDKTAFSKGVAAADYDNDGYLDLYVSNLSGNNFLYHNNHDRTFTEVGKEAGVQAPWMSFATWFFDYDNDGLPDLYVNSYYMSTEENLKSQLGLPHNVESLKLYHNEGNGKFRDVSTEVGLDRVFNPMGSNFGDIDNDGFLDFYLGTGTPPYGDILPNKLFHNVNGKKFVDVTTSSGTGEIHKGHGVAFADLDGDGAEEIVAETGGAVPGDRHAIRLFQNPGSKNDWITLHLVGAKSNHAALGARIKVTVQDEGQEQRFIYRTVGSGGSFGASPLQQHIGLGKHARILNIEIWWPATNTRQNFSNVDKNQFIEITEFAKDYTKLERRRVYLGGKPDARGNKQTAAASSIQTGTTKH; translated from the coding sequence ATGCTCCTCGTGCTGTTGAACGGGCTCGCGTCGGCGCAAATCCAACCCGGGCAAGGCTCCGCCTCAAGCGGCCCCGAACTTCGCATCATCATCTTGAGTTCGCAGGCAGAGGCCGAAAGGCTCTTGCCGCGCCTGCAAGCCGGAGAAGACTTCGCCGCACTGGCTCATCAATACTCCATCGACCCTAGCGCCAGCGATGGCGGTTCCGTGGGATCCGTCGATACCCAGACGCTGCGCACCGAACTCCGCGATGCATTGAAAGACGCCACCCCCGGACAGATCAGAGGGCCAATCAAAGTTGCCACTGGCTTCGCCATCGTAAAGGTTGAAGCGCCGCGCACCGCTGCAGCAGTGGACGCCACTGCGCCCGGTCAAAGTCCGCCGGCCGCAGTCACCGGAACTGGCCTGGGCATGACACCGACCGCGTTGCTGGCGCTGGCCGGCCGCGGCAAGATTACTTATCCACCCGACGTTTCCGGAGCCGTTGAAGTTGAAGTCGCTTTCAAGAACCTACCCAAGCCGGGGGACTGGGACCGCGATTTGCATCGCGTCTGCGAGGTTCGAAAGGAAACGCTCGCACTCGCCGTGACCCACCTCAGGCAATTGCTCGACCCAAAGGACCCTGACAGCTACGCCGTCACGCGTCCCGACGAAGTGGGCCGGGTCCGTTTTTCATTGGCTCAACTTCTCGCCTATCAGGGCGAGATGGACTCCGCTATCCGGGAGTGGCTGGAAGCCTATAAATACGCGATCGCGAAATCTCCGAAGATGGTTTCCGAACTGGAAGAGGTGCTCGGCACCGCCTACTTGCACAAGTCGGAAATGGAGAATGACGTTTACCGCAAGCCTGGAGAACGGTGCCTGTTCCCTCCGCGCAAGCCCAGCCGATATCAGAAGACGGAAGACTCGGAGCGTGCGGTCCAATTCTTTACGCGTTTTCTCGAAAAGAAGCCGGACACTCTGGAAGTGAAGTGGCTCCTCAATCTCGCCTATGTGACTTTGGGAAAGTATCCGTCCGGCGTGCCTGCGAAGTATTTGATCCCGCCATCGAAGTTCGAGCCGAAGCTCGATCCGAATGAGAGTGTCGGGCGATTCATCGATGTTGCACCCGCCGCTGGACTGAATTCTTTTTCCATGGCGGGCGGAGTGATCGTCGATGATTTCGACAACGACGGGTTCCTCGACGTCGTCACCTCCAGCTACGACCAGTGCGAGCGCATGCACTTCTTCCATAACAATGGAGACGGCACCTTCACCGATCGCGCCATCGAAGTTGGACTGAGCGACCAACTTGGCGGCCTGAATCTGATTCAAACGGATTACAACAACGACGGCTGCCTCGACATCTTCGTGCTGCGTGGTGGATGGCAAATGCCGATGCGTCCTTCCCTGCTGCGCAACAACTGCAACGGCACGTTCACGGATGTAACCCAGGCTGCCGGCCTGTCCGACTCGATCGCATCGCAGACCGCCGTCTGGGCCGACATCGATAACGACGGACTCCTCGATCTCTTCATCGGCAACGAGCAGGGACCGAGCCGCCTCTATCACAACAAGGGCGACGGCACGTTCGAGAACATCGCTGCGACAGCAGGTGTGGACAAGACCGCCTTCTCTAAGGGTGTGGCGGCTGCCGACTACGACAACGACGGCTACCTCGACCTCTATGTCTCCAATCTCAGCGGAAACAATTTCCTCTACCACAACAATCACGACCGAACGTTTACGGAAGTCGGCAAGGAAGCTGGAGTCCAGGCTCCGTGGATGAGCTTTGCGACCTGGTTTTTCGACTACGACAATGACGGACTGCCGGACCTCTACGTGAACAGTTACTACATGTCGACGGAAGAAAATTTAAAGAGCCAGTTGGGCCTGCCGCACAACGTTGAGAGCTTGAAGCTCTATCACAATGAGGGCAACGGGAAATTTCGTGACGTCAGCACCGAAGTTGGCCTCGATCGCGTCTTCAATCCGATGGGCTCGAATTTCGGTGACATCGATAACGACGGCTTCCTTGATTTCTATCTCGGTACCGGCACCCCGCCCTACGGTGACATTCTTCCCAATAAGCTCTTTCACAATGTGAACGGGAAGAAATTTGTGGACGTCACCACCTCGTCGGGCACGGGCGAGATCCACAAAGGACACGGCGTCGCCTTCGCCGACCTCGACGGTGACGGAGCCGAAGAAATCGTGGCCGAAACGGGCGGCGCAGTCCCCGGCGACCGGCACGCCATCCGCTTATTCCAGAATCCCGGCAGCAAGAATGACTGGATTACCCTGCACCTGGTCGGAGCTAAGAGTAATCACGCAGCGCTGGGCGCACGAATTAAGGTGACCGTGCAGGACGAAGGCCAGGAACAACGCTTCATCTACCGGACCGTGGGCAGCGGAGGCTCGTTTGGCGCATCGCCCCTGCAACAGCACATCGGCCTCGGCAAGCACGCGCGCATCCTGAACATCGAGATCTGGTGGCCCGCCACGAATACGCGGCAGAACTTCTCAAACGTGGACAAGAATCAGTTCATCGAGATCACAGAATTTGCCAAGGACTACACCAAACTGGAGCGGCGGCGCGTTTACCTCGGAGGAAAGCCAGATGCCAGGGGGAACAAACAAACCGCTGCGGCGAGCAGCATCCAAACAGGTACGACGAAACACTGA